Proteins from a genomic interval of Bacillota bacterium:
- a CDS encoding DUF2442 domain-containing protein, with the protein MSYIKAVRPMKGYRLLMEMEGGSTVIADLSKKLHTMKYAELADEEFFKTATTDGDYVIWGGGRLRLTVNELMEVVLLG; encoded by the coding sequence ATGAGTTATATTAAAGCCGTTCGGCCGATGAAGGGCTACCGACTGCTGATGGAAATGGAAGGGGGCAGCACGGTTATAGCAGATCTTTCTAAAAAACTGCACACGATGAAATATGCCGAGCTGGCCGACGAAGAATTCTTCAAAACCGCCACCACCGATGGCGATTATGTTATCTGGGGCGGCGGGCGGTTGCGCCTGACCGTTAACGAACTAATGGAGGTGGTTTTATTGGGATGA